The genome window TTGTTCTGACATTGCAATAAATGACCTCAAGATTCATATTTAACATTCTTTGCTAATCTGAAAGTGGTGCGGTATTCAGGCCGTGAGACTCTCCCTTATCATACACTTTCCCATCAACTTCTCCTGAAGGGTGATACAACAAGGGCAGCTTGCTTCCAAGTATGCCTGCTGCCTTTGAACACTACTTCTATCTCCAGAGTCAGTCATCCTCCAGAAAAGCTAATGACTTTTACAGTCCAAACATTTTATTCCTTGGCTGTTTGTATCCTCCTCCGAGGATTCCTGCTTCAGCTGGTCTTAATGATAGGCCTCTGCGTGCAGCTtaatctttgtgtgtgtgcacatgtacacctgtgggtttttttctttcttgtctttTATTTTATGTTCAAGCCAGTAGATTGGAAATTCAAAGTGCCAGGTTCCtgcacttaagtgctttacttATGATGTCCACTGTGAGTGCAATTGACTACAATCACTAAGTCCTAACCAATTTCACTCACAGCAGACATCACAAGTGAAGTGCTTCTGAGCTGTTGCTACTTTTGTCCCATTGACCGCTAACATCAGTTAGCAGAACTATCTTTTTCCCCTTGGCTCCAGCTTGAGACCCAGTAGTTAGATAGAACAAAGCAAAATCAAAATAACCTCTttattgctgcttttttttttttaaataaagctccttctggtgactttttttttttttttttaaacatctaagCATTGCCATTCTAAATGATGATTGTGGCATATTGCTCATAATAGCTTACAAACTGCTGATGGCATAGGTACAATAAGTGGAATTCTAGAACGTAGGTTACGTTTCTgcataaaaagaataaaatactttatttagTGAGAAGTTCAGAGGCGGAACAGAATAAATAATTACCATATTATATTGATGgcgtgtatggggtttttttgtttgttttcagttgttGAAGCATTTTTCTTGAGTGAGACAACTAAGCGGTACTTAGAAGTTGAACTCTGTCCGTAAGTACAGTGCTtttctattgtttttaaaatgtgtcaccTTACATTTTCAATGCCATTATATTAGCATTTCTAATGTTCACTCAGACACACACAATTGTGGAGGTGTGTAGGGAATAGAACAGTTGTGGTAGCTACTTCAGCCCTGAGATGTAATGGGAAGTCATACATATATGTGAATATAGGAGTATACTAATAGTTTACTTCAGCTGAATAACGTTGTTGCTCTATTTTAATATGGTCAGCCATGGACAACATTTATTGCTGTTGCTTTCTGGCAGAAGAAGAGTATGGAAAGTAAGTGATAAAATGCTTTCCATAAAAGTGTGGAAAATTAACATCCTTTCTTAGTATCTAGTTGATCTTTATCTTTCAAGCAAATAGGAAACAACTgcctttcttttgcttttttattgCTCTAACATAGCAAGAACTTGCTTTAACATATGAAGTGTCCAGAACAGAGACCAAATGGGAAGGCAGAGCTCATCTTCCTTGGAGATATTTTCCACCATGCACTGACAAGTTTAATGCATTTGCAATTCATGGGTCAGAAGCAAAGAGAACTTATGAAGCACTTTATCCTGTGCCTCAGCATGAAATACAGAAAGGACAGAAACCTGATTTGTAAGTAGAAAATTACCTCATCTGCATCACAATATATAATAGGCGTATTGGAGAAATTTTTGTAAAATGGAGTTACTTTAGTTATAAAATTAAGACTACCATCCTAGTGCTTTAATTATGCTGCTAAGCACCAGTTCCACAAGCACGCTTGTGTGTAAAGAGTTCTGTGGCAAATAGCTGTAATTAGAGGTTGATTTTTACTGCTATCCCTTAAGTGCATAGCAAATTATACTTTCAACACCAGTGGCATCTATTTCATCACAGTTCTCAACAAGATCAATAATTTGATTGTCCCACATTTTCCTGCCTAGAGCACCCTTTGAAATGCCAACCAGTAATAATCTTACTATATGCATCTCCAGTGGACCTGCTTTGTTTCTTCTCTACTGTTCATGACAGCCCTGGCCCAGTTTCTCATTTTGGAACTGATTGCAGTAAAGGGGGACTGACTAAATCAGTTGAAAGAGattgtaatattaaaaaaacagacaTCATCAACAGAAAAAGAGACAAGCATGACCTCACCCGGATTCCATTTTGGGCCTATTTATTGCCCTGACCGTGAAGTGAAGTCAGACAACGATGAACTGGGTTATAATACTAATTGCTACTTCTGTGCAATAAGGCTTCTGGTATTTGTGGTGTTTAAAAAGAATGCCTTCTCTTTTGCAGCAAACAAGGGAGTTCCAGAAGGATTTTGTGGGGGAAGGAAAGAATTTATGGAATATCTAACAATATTTGTGTGAATTCTCCCCAAACCTTTGTATGGGGGAGCATTCAGCATATAAACAGATTTTATTCCAATTTCAGTTTTGCTTTGTAATTAGTCTTTACTATTTGGTTTTTGACTCTTCAGGGTTAAATCAAGTGAAGAAAGATCAAAGGTTATttgaaaagagggggaaaaaatccttccctttaaCAGTTATGTGATACTAGCATAGTGTGAGCTGTACTACATGATTTACTAGCTGGTACTTATGACTACAGCATATGTAATGGAAAGAAGACATCTAGTATTCTAATGCTCCAGTAGA of Natator depressus isolate rNatDep1 chromosome 4, rNatDep2.hap1, whole genome shotgun sequence contains these proteins:
- the C4H4orf33 gene encoding UPF0462 protein C4orf33 homolog, with the protein product MEFKIEHTWDSLPVSHEPVTVRLKSGSAGLLMEVSALFFNDPPAPLVEPGKPFNGLWDYEVVEAFFLSETTKRYLEVELCPHGQHLLLLLSGRRRVWKQELALTYEVSRTETKWEGRAHLPWRYFPPCTDKFNAFAIHGSEAKRTYEALYPVPQHEIQKGQKPDFHRLEFFKPLNLKVLMGEDWKQPESDLWMSID